A section of the Bacillus sp. HSf4 genome encodes:
- a CDS encoding YesL family protein, producing MREKGVMAMIYNGCEAAVKIAMLNGLWILFTVCGGIVLGWAPSTAAMFTVVRKWLFGYTDLPLFKTFYQTYKKEFAKANGIGLILVAAGYILFVNYQFFHIREDLFSIMISYATLLAGLAYAMVLIYIFPLYVHFELPFSRYFSQAVLIGLLRPLTTAGLAAAGGLVVCVLITVPGLIPFYGVSLFALVFMFITHRCFMRLEA from the coding sequence ATGCGTGAAAAAGGCGTAATGGCGATGATTTACAACGGCTGTGAAGCAGCCGTTAAGATCGCCATGCTGAACGGTTTGTGGATTTTGTTTACAGTATGCGGAGGCATCGTTCTCGGCTGGGCTCCAAGCACGGCCGCGATGTTTACAGTCGTACGCAAATGGCTTTTTGGTTATACGGATCTGCCGCTTTTCAAAACGTTTTACCAAACATACAAAAAGGAATTTGCCAAAGCAAACGGGATCGGTCTTATCCTTGTGGCGGCCGGTTATATTTTATTTGTTAACTATCAATTTTTTCATATTCGCGAAGACTTGTTTTCGATCATGATCAGCTATGCGACATTGCTTGCCGGGCTGGCGTATGCGATGGTCCTCATTTATATTTTCCCGCTCTACGTTCATTTTGAGCTGCCGTTTTCCCGCTATTTTTCCCAGGCTGTACTGATCGGTCTTCTTCGCCCTTTGACAACGGCCGGGCTGGCCGCGGCGGGCGGGCTGGTCGTCTGCGTGCTCATAACGGTGCCGGGGCTGATCCCGTTTTATGGTGTCAGTTTATTTGCTCTTGTTTTTATGTTTATCACACACAGGTGTTTTATGAGGTTGGAAGCGTGA
- a CDS encoding rhamnogalacturonan acetylesterase yields MNEKPKVTVFLAGDSTVAECPPHEAPMAGWGQAFPLFFTDEARIVNLAKGGASSNRFITEGRLADIAGRLTAGDYVLIQFGHNDQKPYGTDPFTSYQDNLFRYVETVRAKAAFPVLVTSVQRRHFDESGVIVNTLGDFPKAMLELARRLEVPHIDLWSKTKALYESFGVEGSKQLFVHFQPDEHPHYPGGIEDNTHFSAYGARQVAKLVTEGIKELGLPLSAYLQTERSGRHAKF; encoded by the coding sequence ATGAACGAAAAACCGAAAGTCACCGTGTTTTTGGCGGGGGATTCGACCGTTGCCGAGTGTCCGCCGCATGAAGCGCCGATGGCCGGCTGGGGTCAAGCGTTTCCATTGTTTTTTACAGATGAAGCAAGAATCGTCAATCTGGCCAAAGGCGGCGCCAGCTCCAACCGCTTTATCACCGAGGGGCGTCTCGCTGACATCGCCGGCCGTCTCACAGCAGGGGATTATGTGTTGATTCAATTCGGTCACAATGATCAAAAGCCGTATGGAACAGATCCGTTTACATCGTATCAGGACAATCTTTTCCGCTATGTCGAAACCGTGCGGGCAAAAGCGGCGTTTCCGGTTTTGGTTACTTCTGTCCAGAGGCGGCATTTTGATGAAAGCGGAGTGATCGTTAATACGCTTGGCGATTTTCCAAAAGCGATGCTTGAGCTTGCGCGGAGGCTTGAAGTGCCGCACATCGATTTATGGTCGAAGACAAAAGCGCTCTATGAATCTTTCGGAGTGGAAGGGTCAAAGCAGCTGTTCGTTCACTTTCAGCCTGATGAGCATCCTCATTATCCAGGCGGCATCGAAGATAACACCCATTTCTCCGCATACGGCGCTCGTCAGGTTGCAAAGCTTGTCACAGAAGGCATCAAGGAGCTTGGGCTTCCTCTTTCCGCCTATCTTCAAACAGAAAGGAGCGGTCGCCATGCAAAGTTTTGA
- a CDS encoding YesU family protein, protein MQSFDNREGLMIYQNRLSSPQDLSGWVMEGKGKVSFPEGRLHLENELDPELYGDDAHFVYWCPETFPDGIIIKWDFYPIREPGLCMIFFAASGRNGEDLFDRKLAERTGKYPEYHSGDINTLHLSYFRHKHADERAFRTCNLRKSRGFHLVEEGADPLPPAADALPPYRMRLVKDGPYIHFSINGLSILEWTDDGRRFGPVYGGGKIGFRQMAPLKAAYSNFEVRTLLRG, encoded by the coding sequence ATGCAAAGTTTTGACAACAGGGAGGGCCTCATGATCTATCAAAATCGTTTATCATCTCCTCAGGATCTCAGCGGCTGGGTCATGGAAGGGAAAGGAAAGGTCAGCTTTCCTGAGGGAAGGCTTCATCTGGAAAATGAGCTTGATCCGGAGCTTTACGGAGATGACGCACACTTTGTGTACTGGTGCCCGGAGACGTTTCCTGATGGGATCATCATCAAATGGGATTTCTACCCTATCAGAGAACCCGGGCTGTGCATGATCTTTTTCGCGGCTTCCGGACGGAATGGAGAGGATTTGTTTGATCGGAAGCTCGCAGAAAGAACAGGCAAATATCCGGAATATCATTCAGGTGATATCAATACGCTGCATCTCTCTTATTTCAGACATAAGCATGCTGATGAAAGAGCCTTCAGAACATGCAATCTCAGGAAAAGCCGCGGTTTTCACCTTGTCGAGGAGGGAGCCGATCCGCTGCCGCCAGCAGCCGACGCTCTTCCGCCTTACCGGATGAGGCTCGTTAAAGACGGTCCATACATTCACTTTTCGATCAACGGGCTTTCCATTCTGGAGTGGACGGATGACGGCCGCCGCTTCGGCCCTGTATACGGAGGAGGAAAAATCGGCTTCAGGCAAATGGCTCCGCTGAAAGCGGCCTACAGCAATTTTGAGGTTCGCACGCTTTTGCGCGGCTAA
- a CDS encoding rhamnogalacturonan lyase, which yields MRKKRWRKRLAASALFLIMAVPPVAEQAKAGKVHADEGRQMESLKRGLVAVKTGSGVFLSWRLLGTEPSSVSFNVYRNGRKLNNSPITSSTNYQDAGGNANDSYAVRAVLNGKEQAPSETVGVWGENHKAVPLEKPAGGKTPDGHSYTYSANDASVGDLDGDGEYEIILKWDPSNSKDNSQDGYTGEVLIDAYKLDGTRIWRIGLGKNIRAGAHYTQFLVYDFDGDGKAEIAMKTADGTTDGKGKVIGNRSADYRNSQGRILEGPEYLTIFKGDTGSELQTINYEPARGNVADWGDSYGNRVDRFLAGVAYLDGKRPSLVMARGYYTRTVLVAYNFRDGKLTKLWTFDSKAPGNERYAGQGNHSLSVADADGDGKDEILYGAMAVDHDGKGLYSTGWGHGDAMHAGDLDPARDGLEVFQVHENSSSPYGLSFRDAATGQLIWGVHAGKDVGRGMAADIDPRYEGAEVWANGGLYTAKGEKIGSTLPSSTNFGIWWDGDLQRELLDSNRIDKWDYQHAKTINLLTAAGASANNGTKATPTLQADILGDWREEVIWRTDDSSALHIYTTTDMTNHRIYTLMHDAVYRLGIAWQNVGYNQPPHTGFYLGEGMAVPEKPNIDTR from the coding sequence ATGAGGAAAAAAAGGTGGAGAAAACGGCTGGCGGCCTCAGCTTTGTTTTTGATCATGGCAGTTCCACCCGTTGCGGAACAGGCGAAAGCCGGGAAAGTTCATGCGGATGAAGGGCGACAAATGGAGTCGCTGAAACGGGGGCTTGTCGCTGTCAAAACTGGAAGTGGTGTGTTTTTGAGCTGGCGGCTCCTCGGTACAGAGCCGTCATCCGTTTCTTTTAATGTGTATCGAAACGGCCGGAAACTGAACAATTCTCCGATCACATCAAGCACGAATTATCAGGATGCGGGGGGAAATGCCAATGATTCTTATGCAGTTCGGGCTGTTTTAAACGGCAAAGAACAGGCGCCTTCTGAAACGGTTGGGGTTTGGGGTGAGAATCACAAAGCTGTTCCGCTCGAGAAGCCGGCCGGCGGGAAAACGCCTGATGGCCATTCATATACCTACAGCGCCAATGATGCGAGCGTCGGTGATCTTGATGGTGACGGTGAGTACGAGATCATTCTCAAATGGGACCCATCCAACTCAAAGGATAATTCACAGGACGGGTATACAGGAGAAGTGTTGATCGATGCTTATAAACTAGACGGTACGAGAATATGGAGAATCGGGCTGGGTAAAAACATCCGCGCCGGCGCCCACTATACACAGTTCCTCGTCTATGACTTCGACGGCGACGGAAAAGCGGAAATCGCGATGAAAACGGCTGACGGAACGACGGACGGAAAAGGAAAAGTGATCGGCAACCGCAGCGCCGACTATCGGAATAGCCAAGGCAGGATTTTGGAAGGGCCTGAGTATTTGACGATCTTTAAAGGTGATACAGGAAGCGAGCTGCAGACGATAAACTACGAGCCGGCCCGGGGGAATGTAGCGGACTGGGGTGACAGCTACGGAAACAGGGTTGATCGTTTTCTCGCAGGTGTCGCATATCTTGACGGAAAACGGCCGAGTCTTGTCATGGCGCGCGGCTATTACACGAGAACCGTCCTTGTCGCTTATAACTTTAGGGATGGAAAGCTGACCAAGCTGTGGACATTTGATTCAAAAGCGCCGGGCAATGAGAGATATGCCGGACAGGGCAATCACAGCTTAAGTGTCGCAGATGCAGACGGGGATGGAAAAGATGAAATTTTATACGGTGCGATGGCTGTCGACCATGACGGCAAAGGTCTTTATTCAACAGGCTGGGGCCATGGAGATGCGATGCACGCCGGAGACCTTGATCCGGCAAGAGACGGACTGGAAGTGTTTCAAGTGCATGAAAACAGCAGTTCTCCATACGGATTGTCCTTTCGCGACGCGGCCACCGGACAGCTGATTTGGGGCGTCCATGCCGGCAAGGATGTCGGACGCGGGATGGCCGCTGATATTGATCCGCGCTATGAGGGGGCTGAAGTGTGGGCAAACGGGGGACTTTACACGGCAAAAGGAGAAAAGATCGGCAGCACACTGCCTTCGTCAACCAATTTCGGCATCTGGTGGGATGGAGACCTTCAGCGAGAGCTGCTTGACAGCAACAGGATCGATAAGTGGGATTATCAACATGCGAAAACAATCAATTTGCTGACAGCGGCCGGAGCTTCTGCGAATAATGGGACAAAAGCGACGCCGACTTTGCAGGCCGATATTCTCGGAGACTGGCGCGAGGAAGTGATTTGGCGCACAGATGACAGCAGTGCACTGCACATCTATACGACGACAGATATGACCAATCACCGCATATATACGCTGATGCATGACGCTGTCTACAGGCTCGGCATCGCCTGGCAAAATGTCGGCTACAATCAGCCGCCGCACACCGGCTTTTATTTAGGGGAAGGCATGGCGGTCCCCGAGAAGCCAAATATTGATACGCGCTGA
- a CDS encoding AraC family transcriptional regulator produces the protein MKKLHQRHVSRRKGTYFKKSFVLILLIACIPGLLTSAGIYFFSAAKIEHELQHLHESQVRRQIMQMDDKLEGLEIMLSQLAYDTRLMSGLAHTDLKKDFQTTYRLSKSLFVLQDQNPLIQRVELFIHEGEPQLLNPEYSALTDRNRLKSYDSLLSGNKNVYWKKWRGSTGGMALVHKIPGGISEPFGALIVTIDRKEMKHLLESLSPYSKGTALLFSRDAPFGKEGEEFESALKKRAEKQRSKQGAFFMKWRGENYSVSFGQMDRLGQEWTYVSASPMSSITSPVLFLSKLVASVSMAGIVLAFILTWYASNKIYSPVEKLIQLCSAEQKTAAFGRDEFQWLQKRWEDMSNESGKLKQQMTAQVSQVTSGFFQRLLQGGFAGEAEKSLKNRLKRWGWEAKDKVFIIIDIQMTGLYDGAGSFSKKDESLANFMLANIARELAEKVFRRAYISDVRALSLDALLMFSGPRAQQKTAAQFVRELTDTIHTLCGLHITATISKPVGMVKDIPVIYEEVKAGKLYRQFENSSQLIDLSRRKEKTQADAYYPFALEKRIVQAIRLEEKDEAERLIALFMNELAERGKTEARIQPGMIQLFAKIQEEIFHSGLHPYELFSNNDLIRELSELREPSHAVAWMMERAVGPYLKELEGRNNRQQKRLVERVLAMIHENYMNDISLESCADEAGTNSYTLSKAFKQITGINFIDYVTHLRIEKAKELLLETDQKIHDVSEAVGYRHSYFNRIFKKQVGVPPSRYRQLHQETS, from the coding sequence AAGAGTTTTGTGCTGATCTTGCTGATTGCGTGCATCCCGGGTCTGTTGACGAGTGCGGGCATCTATTTTTTCTCAGCCGCAAAAATCGAACACGAGCTTCAGCATCTGCATGAAAGCCAAGTCAGACGCCAAATCATGCAAATGGATGACAAGCTGGAAGGGCTCGAAATCATGCTCTCCCAGCTGGCGTATGACACACGGCTGATGAGCGGGCTGGCTCATACGGATTTAAAAAAAGACTTTCAAACGACATACCGCTTGTCAAAGTCGCTGTTTGTTCTCCAGGACCAAAATCCGCTCATTCAGCGGGTTGAATTATTCATTCATGAAGGTGAGCCCCAGCTTTTAAATCCGGAATACAGCGCGCTGACCGATCGAAATCGTTTAAAATCCTACGATTCACTGCTTTCCGGCAATAAAAACGTCTATTGGAAAAAATGGCGCGGCAGCACTGGAGGCATGGCCCTCGTTCATAAAATTCCGGGGGGCATTTCAGAGCCGTTCGGCGCCCTGATTGTAACGATAGATCGTAAAGAAATGAAGCATTTGCTGGAAAGCCTTTCCCCATATTCAAAAGGAACCGCGCTGCTTTTCAGCAGGGACGCACCTTTTGGAAAGGAAGGCGAAGAATTTGAAAGCGCATTAAAGAAGCGGGCTGAAAAACAGCGGAGCAAACAGGGGGCCTTTTTCATGAAGTGGAGAGGTGAAAACTATTCCGTCTCCTTCGGACAGATGGATCGACTCGGCCAGGAATGGACTTATGTTTCCGCATCGCCAATGTCGTCCATTACCTCTCCTGTCCTGTTTTTATCAAAGCTCGTCGCATCCGTCAGCATGGCCGGGATTGTGCTGGCTTTCATTCTCACCTGGTATGCCTCAAATAAAATCTATTCACCTGTCGAGAAGCTGATCCAGCTTTGTTCAGCAGAACAGAAAACCGCCGCTTTCGGCCGCGATGAATTTCAGTGGCTCCAAAAGCGTTGGGAGGACATGTCGAACGAAAGCGGGAAGCTGAAACAGCAGATGACGGCTCAAGTTTCTCAAGTGACAAGCGGATTTTTTCAGCGGCTTCTCCAAGGAGGCTTTGCGGGAGAAGCGGAGAAAAGCTTGAAAAACCGTCTGAAGCGCTGGGGCTGGGAAGCGAAAGACAAGGTGTTCATCATCATCGATATCCAGATGACCGGCCTTTATGACGGGGCCGGCTCTTTTTCCAAAAAAGACGAAAGCCTCGCCAATTTTATGCTGGCCAACATCGCCCGCGAACTGGCCGAAAAAGTATTCCGGCGGGCGTATATCAGCGATGTCCGCGCTTTATCGCTCGATGCCCTTTTGATGTTTAGCGGTCCTCGCGCACAGCAGAAAACCGCCGCGCAATTTGTCCGCGAGCTGACAGATACGATTCATACACTATGCGGGCTTCACATTACGGCTACAATCTCAAAGCCGGTCGGCATGGTAAAGGACATTCCTGTCATATATGAAGAGGTGAAAGCCGGGAAGCTTTACAGACAGTTTGAAAATTCCAGCCAGCTGATCGATTTAAGCCGGCGGAAGGAGAAGACACAAGCCGATGCTTATTATCCGTTTGCCCTGGAAAAAAGGATCGTACAAGCGATCCGCCTCGAAGAAAAAGATGAAGCCGAACGCCTGATCGCGCTTTTTATGAATGAGCTTGCGGAAAGAGGGAAAACAGAGGCCCGTATCCAGCCGGGAATGATTCAGCTGTTTGCCAAAATTCAGGAAGAGATTTTTCATTCGGGTCTTCACCCTTATGAATTATTTTCCAATAACGATCTGATCCGGGAGCTGTCAGAACTCAGAGAGCCGTCACACGCGGTCGCCTGGATGATGGAACGCGCTGTCGGTCCTTATCTCAAAGAACTTGAGGGGAGAAACAACAGACAGCAAAAACGGCTTGTCGAACGGGTGCTTGCGATGATTCACGAAAATTACATGAATGATATTTCACTTGAAAGCTGCGCTGATGAAGCGGGAACGAATTCATATACGCTGAGCAAGGCGTTTAAACAGATCACCGGCATCAATTTTATCGATTATGTCACGCATTTGCGAATTGAAAAAGCGAAAGAGCTGCTTCTCGAAACGGATCAGAAAATACATGACGTATCAGAGGCTGTCGGCTACAGACACAGCTATTTCAACCGGATTTTTAAAAAACAGGTCGGGGTTCCGCCGAGCCGCTATAGACAGCTTCATCAGGAAACCTCGTGA